A window of the Burkholderia sp. 9120 genome harbors these coding sequences:
- a CDS encoding SDR family NAD(P)-dependent oxidoreductase, protein MNLTTETFRPGHSSAAHPRVALVTGGGAGIGAAISQQLAEAGHIVFIGDINMHGANDLAGMLCAAGHEAYAVQLDVSAPASIDVAFDIIENQFGRCDILVNNAGIAKTFPFLDYPVEHWRKVFDVNVTGPMLCGQHAARLMRRNGWGRIVNIASVSGLRASSGRTAYGTSKAAVVGLTRQMAIELAEYGITTNGVAPGPVDTPMTLDLHSQVARDNYTRAVPAKRYGVPEEIAAVVSFLCSEQASYVNGQTVPVDGGFMAAGVLEI, encoded by the coding sequence GTGAATCTGACTACTGAAACGTTCCGCCCAGGCCATTCCTCCGCCGCCCATCCGCGCGTCGCGCTCGTGACTGGCGGTGGCGCCGGGATCGGCGCGGCCATCTCGCAGCAGCTCGCGGAAGCCGGGCATATCGTTTTCATCGGCGACATCAACATGCATGGCGCGAACGATCTCGCCGGCATGCTGTGCGCAGCCGGTCACGAGGCCTATGCGGTGCAGCTCGACGTGTCGGCGCCCGCGTCGATCGACGTGGCGTTCGACATCATCGAAAACCAGTTCGGCCGCTGCGATATCCTGGTGAACAATGCCGGCATCGCGAAGACGTTTCCGTTTCTCGACTATCCCGTTGAACACTGGCGCAAGGTCTTCGACGTCAACGTCACGGGGCCGATGCTGTGCGGTCAGCACGCGGCGCGGCTGATGCGCAGGAACGGCTGGGGGCGCATCGTCAATATCGCTTCCGTCAGTGGCTTGCGCGCGAGTTCGGGGCGCACCGCCTACGGCACGTCGAAGGCGGCGGTCGTCGGGCTCACCCGGCAGATGGCGATCGAGCTCGCCGAATACGGCATCACCACGAACGGCGTCGCACCGGGTCCGGTCGACACGCCAATGACGCTCGATCTGCATTCGCAAGTCGCGCGCGACAATTACACGCGTGCCGTGCCGGCGAAACGTTACGGCGTCCCCGAGGAAATCGCCGCAGTGGTGAGCTTTCTGTGCTCCGAGCAGGCGTCGTATGTGAACGGCCAGACGGTGCCCGTGGATGGCG